CAGCAGGACATACTTTATCGCAACGCGATTGTACGTATACGTGATATGGACCATTCCATCCGAACTTTGAATGACTGCCGGATACGAATACTCCCCCGGCTGATCCTCCAAGGTCATTACTTCCGACCATCTCTTCCCGTCTCTTGAGACCGCCACGTTCAGAGGGTATCTGGACTGAATCGAATTGTTGTACACCAGGAGCAGCCTGCCGTCCTTGAGCGTTACACCATCGATCCCTGAATTCGGATTGGGCAGTCCGGTCGGTTCCATCGCACTCCAGGTTTTCCCGTTATCATGGGACCAGCTTTCAGCAATCACTCCCTGTTGAGTTCGGCAAAGGGCTTGCAAAGCACCGTCCGCATGACGGAAAACAGTGGGCTGAATGGCCGCAAACTCATTCCCGTCGTTGATCGGACCAACCGTTTCCCAGGTGTCGGCCGAAGCGGACGCTATCTCGAAATGCACTCTCCAGCCGGCGTTTTCGGTGCTCGATGGACACAGGATTTCGCCGCTGCTCAATTGGACTGGTTTGTTCTTTATAGGCCCGAGAATGTTATCCGGTAATCGTTCCGGT
Above is a genomic segment from bacterium containing:
- a CDS encoding exo-alpha-sialidase, coding for MKTAGRMKKVLVVSVLVLAQTGFEIRDVSAGDGKQPGYVSGEFIFPLDNKPTPQCHASTVVEADSGIVAAWFGGTREKNPDVGIWVSRLEGEGWSTPVEVADGVQSDTMRYPCWNPVLFQPIKGPLMIFYKVGPDPVRWWGMLMTSKDGGKSWSKPERLPDNILGPIKNKPVQLSSGEILCPSSTENAGWRVHFEIASASADTWETVGPINDGNEFAAIQPTVFRHADGALQALCRTQQGVIAESWSHDNGKTWSAMEPTGLPNPNSGIDGVTLKDGRLLLVYNNSIQSRYPLNVAVSRDGKRWSEVMTLEDQPGEYSYPAVIQSSDGMVHITYTYNRVAIKYVLL